From a region of the Pirellulales bacterium genome:
- a CDS encoding S49 family peptidase translates to MDRRRVGWAICLALLYWTAGCKHPVQIVTNNRVTMDTPSLRAMQRLAVIPVTRGAPGVDRQIALIDVDGLLVNQPMTGLLSDGENPVALFREKLDRVASSGCYAGLVLRINSPGGGVTASDVMWHDLQEFKARTHLPVIACLMDVGAGGAYYLSTAADHVVAHPTTVTGGIGVILNLYNLEDAMGQFNVVGTPIKAGENVDLGTPIKPQSEEARAILQRMANEFHERFRKIVIERRPQLAHASPDLFDGRVFTAQQALTAGLVDTIGYLDQAAEMAGQMGGAPGAALVLLHRPNDGARTPYDVTANVPIQSSFLPISMPGLERARLPTFLYLWQPEPTMERLTGR, encoded by the coding sequence ATGGACAGGCGGCGCGTCGGCTGGGCGATTTGCCTGGCACTTCTTTACTGGACCGCCGGTTGCAAGCACCCGGTGCAGATCGTGACGAACAATCGCGTCACGATGGATACGCCCAGCTTGCGCGCCATGCAACGGCTGGCCGTGATTCCCGTCACGCGCGGCGCTCCGGGCGTCGATCGGCAGATCGCGCTGATCGATGTCGACGGTCTGCTCGTAAATCAGCCGATGACAGGGCTCCTAAGCGACGGAGAAAATCCCGTCGCACTGTTTCGTGAGAAGCTCGATCGCGTGGCGAGTTCGGGCTGCTACGCAGGGCTGGTTCTGCGCATCAATAGCCCCGGCGGCGGCGTCACGGCCTCGGACGTAATGTGGCACGACCTGCAGGAATTTAAAGCCCGCACGCACCTGCCGGTGATTGCCTGCCTGATGGACGTGGGCGCCGGCGGGGCGTATTACCTGTCGACGGCCGCCGATCATGTGGTGGCGCATCCTACGACGGTCACCGGCGGCATCGGCGTGATTTTGAACCTGTACAACCTCGAAGATGCCATGGGGCAATTCAACGTCGTGGGCACGCCGATCAAAGCGGGCGAGAATGTCGACCTGGGCACGCCGATCAAGCCGCAAAGCGAAGAGGCCCGCGCCATTCTGCAACGCATGGCGAACGAGTTCCACGAACGATTTCGGAAGATCGTTATCGAGCGGCGCCCGCAACTGGCCCATGCCTCGCCCGATCTCTTTGACGGCCGCGTTTTCACGGCGCAGCAAGCGCTTACGGCGGGCCTGGTCGACACGATCGGCTATCTCGATCAGGCCGCGGAAATGGCGGGGCAAATGGGAGGCGCGCCCGGCGCGGCGCTCGTCCTCCTGCATCGCCCCAATGATGGCGCACGGACCCCCTACGACGTCACGGCAAACGTGCCGATTCAAAGCAGCTTCCTGCCGATCAGCATGCCCGGCCTGGAGCGCGCCCGACTGCCGACGTTTCTCTACCTTTGGCAGCCAGAGCCTACGATGGAACGCCTGACGGGGCGTTAG
- a CDS encoding LemA family protein — MKILPMAALGLLIVALAVGGCAYQGYNEAMTLDESVKQHWAQVENQLQRRYDLIPNLVETVKGIAAQEQKIFLGIADARKAYFQAKDSGTVAEKAEAANGVERALSRLLFLQEKYPELKSNESFLKLQDELAGTENRLAVERKRYNESVETMNVFVRRFPSNLYAMLAGVKNAEYFKPPEEAKEAPKVDFNTPEPAAKS; from the coding sequence ATGAAGATCCTACCCATGGCAGCTCTGGGACTTTTGATCGTGGCCCTGGCCGTCGGCGGCTGCGCCTACCAGGGCTATAACGAGGCGATGACCCTCGACGAGAGCGTGAAGCAGCATTGGGCCCAGGTCGAGAATCAATTGCAGCGCCGCTACGACCTGATTCCCAACCTGGTCGAGACGGTGAAAGGGATCGCCGCGCAGGAGCAAAAGATCTTCCTCGGCATCGCCGACGCGCGCAAGGCATACTTTCAGGCCAAGGATTCCGGCACCGTCGCCGAGAAAGCCGAAGCGGCCAACGGCGTCGAACGGGCCTTGTCGCGTCTCTTGTTCCTGCAAGAAAAATATCCCGAGCTCAAATCCAACGAATCATTCTTGAAGTTACAGGACGAACTGGCGGGCACCGAGAACCGGCTGGCCGTCGAGCGCAAGCGCTACAACGAATCGGTCGAAACGATGAACGTCTTCGTCCGCCGCTTTCCCAGCAACTTGTACGCGATGCTGGCCGGCGTGAAGAACGCCGAATACTTCAAACCGCCCGAAGAAGCCAAGGAAGCGCCGAAGGTCGACTTCAACACCCCCGAGCCGGCCGCAAAGAGCTGA
- a CDS encoding 4'-phosphopantetheinyl transferase superfamily protein, whose amino-acid sequence MIDPYQRPHDHPSLAVGVAHVWRAAIDPAPADFAALSATLSADERARAARFHFDRDRNKYVAARGILRRLLARYTGNDAAGLLFRYGPRGKPELDGGGVAQAVQFNVSHRGGFALYAFVMAREVGVDVEFVREVSEARAIARNHFTPAEIRLLESAADERAAQERFFRLWTRKEAVIKAVGTGLSMPLDEFDVSSEQSDSAPDNSWRSIPVPARPETAWAVCDIPVVDGYRGALCIAGESVEIRFFSV is encoded by the coding sequence ATGATCGATCCCTACCAGCGGCCGCACGATCACCCGTCGCTCGCAGTCGGTGTCGCGCACGTGTGGCGAGCGGCCATCGATCCGGCGCCAGCAGACTTTGCTGCGCTCTCGGCAACACTTTCGGCTGACGAGCGTGCCCGCGCGGCCCGTTTTCATTTTGACCGCGACCGAAATAAGTACGTCGCGGCCCGCGGCATTCTGCGGCGGCTGTTAGCGCGGTACACGGGCAACGATGCGGCCGGACTATTGTTTCGTTACGGTCCGCGCGGCAAGCCCGAGCTTGATGGTGGTGGCGTCGCACAGGCGGTGCAGTTCAATGTCTCACACCGCGGCGGCTTTGCGCTGTACGCGTTTGTGATGGCGCGCGAGGTCGGCGTTGATGTCGAGTTCGTTCGCGAAGTGTCCGAGGCCCGAGCGATTGCCCGGAACCATTTCACGCCGGCCGAGATTCGACTGCTGGAATCGGCGGCGGACGAACGAGCTGCGCAGGAGCGCTTCTTTCGCTTGTGGACGCGCAAGGAAGCGGTGATCAAGGCGGTCGGTACGGGGTTGTCGATGCCGCTGGATGAATTCGACGTGAGCTCCGAGCAATCGGATTCTGCGCCCGACAATAGCTGGCGCAGTATCCCTGTCCCGGCCCGCCCGGAAACCGCGTGGGCGGTATGCGATATACCGGTGGTGGACGGTTATCGCGGTGCGCTGTGCATCGCGGGCGAGTCGGTTGAGATACGCTTCTTTTCGGTGTAG
- a CDS encoding BlaI/MecI/CopY family transcriptional regulator, whose amino-acid sequence MTVRLGRVQLRIMQVLWQRRRVTAKEITDALNADEPIAHSTVQTLLRGLEVKQAVGHDVEGRTFVFFPLVREGQVARSVTRELVDRVFGGSVSDMVAYLLKNEKVSPEELKEIRRLVNEQSRK is encoded by the coding sequence ATGACCGTCCGGCTCGGTCGCGTGCAACTGCGGATCATGCAGGTGCTCTGGCAACGGCGGCGCGTCACCGCCAAGGAAATCACGGACGCACTCAACGCCGATGAGCCAATCGCTCACAGCACCGTGCAAACGCTGCTGCGCGGCCTGGAAGTGAAACAGGCCGTGGGGCATGACGTCGAGGGGCGGACCTTCGTCTTTTTTCCCTTGGTGCGCGAAGGGCAGGTGGCCCGCAGCGTGACGCGCGAGCTGGTCGACCGTGTTTTTGGCGGCAGCGTCAGCGACATGGTGGCCTACTTGCTGAAAAACGAAAAAGTGTCTCCCGAAGAGCTCAAAGAGATTCGCCGTCTGGTCAACGAACAGTCACGCAAATAA